A window from Tenacibaculum singaporense encodes these proteins:
- a CDS encoding YdeI/OmpD-associated family protein, with protein MNPKVTQYILDKCNWTQELNLLRSVFMDLPVEETIKWGAPVYVYKGKNIVGLSAFKNYCGLWFFQGSFLVDKEKVLVNAQEGKTQAMRQWRFNQLDEINVELIKEYVLEAIKNSEEGKELKAKKNTKPLIIPKELQLELDKNDRLKETFNEFTLSKQREFANYITEAKRVVTKEKRLEKIIPMILNGVGLYDKYKNC; from the coding sequence ATGAACCCTAAAGTAACACAATATATATTAGATAAATGTAATTGGACGCAAGAGTTAAATCTCTTGCGTTCTGTTTTTATGGATCTTCCTGTTGAAGAAACTATTAAATGGGGAGCACCTGTTTATGTGTATAAAGGAAAAAATATAGTAGGTTTATCTGCTTTTAAAAACTACTGTGGTTTATGGTTTTTTCAGGGGAGTTTTTTAGTTGATAAAGAAAAAGTATTGGTAAATGCTCAAGAAGGAAAAACACAAGCAATGCGTCAATGGCGATTTAATCAATTAGATGAAATTAATGTAGAGTTGATTAAAGAGTATGTATTAGAGGCTATTAAAAACTCTGAAGAAGGAAAAGAATTAAAAGCTAAAAAGAATACTAAACCCTTAATTATCCCTAAGGAGTTACAGTTAGAATTGGATAAAAATGATAGGTTAAAGGAAACTTTTAACGAATTTACTTTGAGTAAGCAAAGAGAGTTTGCCAATTATATTACTGAAGCTAAAAGAGTAGTGACCAAAGAAAAACGACTTGAAAAAATAATTCCGATGATACTAAACGGTGTAGGATTGTATGATAAGTATAAAAATTGTTAG
- a CDS encoding DUF4258 domain-containing protein, which translates to MQWLKRVGYYLIGIALGSLVVLFIWKGKDVSFDYGMDARTLKTIRIKKRLFSDNAQQILATSKIDTTTISTILNNGDVDFGKSKPRLKPCAEYFITGKDSLSHIDLYVIRCDSTATIDKITIN; encoded by the coding sequence ATGCAGTGGTTAAAACGTGTTGGTTATTATTTAATAGGGATTGCCTTAGGTAGTTTAGTCGTTCTTTTTATTTGGAAAGGTAAAGATGTTTCTTTCGATTATGGAATGGATGCTCGTACTTTAAAGACTATTAGAATAAAAAAGCGTTTGTTTTCTGATAACGCCCAGCAAATATTAGCTACTTCAAAGATTGATACTACTACCATTTCTACTATTTTAAATAATGGAGATGTAGATTTTGGAAAAAGTAAACCTCGTTTAAAACCTTGTGCAGAATATTTTATAACTGGAAAAGATAGCTTAAGTCACATTGACTTATATGTTATACGTTGTGACTCAACTGCTACAATTGATAAGATTACAATTAACTAA
- a CDS encoding alanine dehydrogenase: MGSISPFTKEQLMPQTEMLEIKKQKGDLFIGLPKETHFEEKRISLSPDAVAALVAHGHRIVIETGAGEGANYSDQEYSDAGAKISYDIKEAFACNIVLKVEPPSLEEIQMLNPQTVLISALQLKTQNKKYFEALAKKRVTAIAFDYIKDEHGVFPIVKSLSEIAGIASMHIAAELMTASNGGNGLLLGNIGGVPPTDVVILGAGTVGEFAAKTAIGFGARVKVFDNSITKLRNLQSCVQAPIYTSTIQPKTLQKALMRCDVAIGAIRGKDRSPVVVTEEMIEQMKDGAVIVDVSIDRGGCFETSQVTTHSKPTFSNHGVIHYCVPNIPSRYSRTASVSISNIFTPYLLEIAEEGGFENAARFDKSLRNGMYFYHGILTNKTVADWFDLPYRDINLLIL; this comes from the coding sequence ATGGGTTCTATTTCACCTTTTACCAAAGAGCAGTTAATGCCACAAACCGAAATGCTTGAAATTAAAAAGCAGAAAGGAGATTTATTTATAGGGTTACCAAAAGAAACTCATTTTGAAGAAAAAAGAATTAGTTTATCTCCTGATGCTGTTGCTGCATTAGTAGCTCACGGACATAGAATTGTAATTGAAACTGGTGCTGGTGAAGGAGCTAATTATAGTGACCAAGAATATTCTGATGCTGGTGCAAAAATATCCTACGACATCAAAGAAGCTTTTGCTTGTAATATTGTACTAAAAGTAGAACCACCGTCTCTAGAAGAAATTCAGATGTTAAATCCTCAAACGGTTTTAATATCTGCTCTACAATTAAAAACACAAAACAAAAAATACTTTGAAGCTCTTGCTAAAAAAAGAGTAACAGCAATTGCTTTTGACTATATTAAAGATGAACATGGTGTATTTCCTATAGTAAAATCGCTAAGTGAAATTGCCGGAATTGCTTCTATGCATATTGCAGCTGAGCTTATGACTGCTTCTAATGGAGGAAATGGTTTGTTACTAGGAAATATAGGAGGAGTTCCCCCAACTGATGTAGTTATTTTAGGTGCAGGAACTGTTGGAGAATTTGCAGCCAAAACAGCTATAGGTTTTGGTGCTAGAGTAAAAGTTTTTGATAACTCAATAACAAAACTTCGGAATTTACAATCATGTGTACAAGCACCTATTTATACGTCAACAATTCAGCCTAAAACTTTACAAAAAGCTTTAATGCGCTGTGATGTAGCTATTGGAGCGATTAGAGGTAAAGATCGTTCTCCTGTAGTTGTTACTGAAGAAATGATTGAACAAATGAAAGATGGTGCTGTTATTGTTGATGTAAGTATTGATAGAGGTGGTTGTTTTGAAACTTCTCAAGTTACCACACATAGTAAACCCACTTTTTCTAACCATGGAGTCATACATTATTGTGTGCCTAATATTCCTTCTAGATATTCTAGAACAGCTTCTGTATCTATTAGTAATATTTTCACTCCTTACCTCCTAGAAATAGCTGAAGAAGGAGGTTTTGAAAATGCGGCTCGCTTTGATAAAAGTTTACGTAATGGTATGTATTTTTACCATGGAATCTTAACTAATAAAACTGTAGCTGACTGGTTTGACCTTCCTTATAGAGATATTAATTTATTGATTTTATAG
- the tsaE gene encoding tRNA (adenosine(37)-N6)-threonylcarbamoyltransferase complex ATPase subunit type 1 TsaE gives MNRNYSLSELTAVAKEIIATSQHKILLFYGEMGVGKTTLIKEICKVLGVEDIAHSPTFSLVNEYKTNSNETVYHFDFYRIEDEEEAYDMGVEDYLYSYNWCLVEWPENVKNLLPLDTVSISISLLENGQRNIQLKTN, from the coding sequence ATGAACAGAAATTATTCACTTAGCGAGTTGACAGCTGTAGCTAAAGAAATCATTGCTACTTCTCAACATAAAATATTACTTTTTTATGGAGAAATGGGAGTTGGTAAAACGACATTAATTAAAGAAATATGTAAAGTTTTGGGTGTAGAAGACATTGCCCATTCTCCTACTTTCTCTTTGGTTAACGAGTACAAAACCAACTCAAACGAAACAGTATATCATTTTGATTTTTACCGTATCGAAGACGAAGAAGAAGCTTATGATATGGGGGTTGAAGACTATTTATACAGTTATAACTGGTGTTTAGTTGAATGGCCTGAAAATGTTAAAAATTTACTACCTTTAGATACTGTTTCAATATCAATTAGCTTGCTAGAAAACGGGCAACGAAACATTCAATTAAAAACTAACTAA
- the porX gene encoding T9SS response regulator signal transducer PorX, whose translation MRNIHILWVDDEIDLLKPHILFLEKKDYKVTTCTNGTDAIDLVSENNFDIVFLDENMPGITGLETLSEIKQKNTNLPIVMITKSEEEYLMEEAIGSKIADYLIKPVNPNQILLSLKKNLDHSRLVSEKTTSSYQQEFRKISMDLAMVNSYEEWAELYKKLVHWELELENINDTGMLEILESQKSEANSQFFKFIKKNYQHWLTGDDKPTFSHTLFKDYIVPNLSKSQGVLWVVIDNLRYDQYRVLEPFINNYFKKEEEHSYYSILPTATQYARNAIFSGLMPSEMEKRHPNYWKNDTDDGGKNLFEANFLDEQIKRLGLNITHEYYKIVSLKSGKDLADSYNGTRQNDLTAVVYNFVDMLSHAKTEMEVIKELAGDDKAYRSLTVSWFKNSPLYEIIQKAQKLGQKLIITTDHGTINCKHPTKVIGDKNISSNLRYKTGRSLSYEDKDVYAVKNPKDIFLPSVAINSPFIFTKEDLFFAYPNNYNHFVKYYKNTYQHGGISLEEMIIPCAVYNPK comes from the coding sequence ATGAGAAACATACACATTCTTTGGGTAGATGACGAAATAGATTTATTGAAACCACATATATTATTTTTAGAAAAAAAAGATTATAAAGTTACAACCTGCACCAATGGTACAGACGCTATTGACTTGGTTAGTGAAAATAATTTTGATATTGTTTTTTTAGATGAAAACATGCCTGGTATTACTGGATTAGAGACGCTTTCAGAAATCAAACAGAAGAATACAAACCTTCCTATTGTTATGATTACTAAAAGTGAAGAAGAGTATCTTATGGAGGAAGCCATTGGTTCAAAAATTGCTGACTACTTAATCAAGCCAGTAAACCCTAATCAAATACTATTGAGTTTAAAAAAGAATTTAGACCACTCTCGCTTGGTTTCTGAAAAAACAACATCAAGTTACCAACAAGAGTTTAGAAAAATTTCGATGGATTTAGCTATGGTCAATTCTTATGAGGAATGGGCTGAACTTTATAAAAAATTAGTTCACTGGGAACTTGAGTTGGAAAACATCAACGACACGGGAATGTTAGAAATTTTGGAGTCTCAAAAATCTGAAGCTAACTCCCAATTTTTCAAGTTCATTAAAAAGAATTACCAACATTGGTTAACAGGAGATGATAAACCCACATTTTCGCACACTTTATTTAAAGATTATATAGTTCCTAATTTATCCAAAAGCCAGGGGGTTTTATGGGTAGTGATTGACAACCTCCGTTATGACCAATACAGAGTTCTAGAACCTTTTATCAATAATTATTTCAAGAAAGAAGAAGAACACTCTTATTATAGTATATTACCTACGGCGACTCAATATGCACGTAATGCTATATTTTCTGGGTTAATGCCTTCTGAAATGGAAAAAAGACATCCAAACTATTGGAAAAATGATACTGATGATGGGGGAAAAAACTTATTTGAAGCTAATTTTTTAGATGAACAAATAAAACGTTTGGGCTTAAATATTACACATGAATATTACAAAATAGTTTCTTTAAAAAGTGGGAAAGACTTAGCTGACAGCTACAATGGAACACGACAAAATGATCTTACTGCTGTAGTTTATAACTTTGTTGATATGCTTTCGCATGCCAAAACTGAAATGGAAGTTATTAAAGAACTTGCTGGTGATGATAAAGCGTATCGTTCTTTAACAGTGAGCTGGTTTAAAAACTCGCCTCTTTACGAGATTATTCAAAAAGCACAAAAATTAGGGCAAAAGTTAATAATTACAACCGATCATGGTACTATAAATTGTAAACACCCTACCAAAGTTATTGGTGATAAAAACATCAGTTCTAACTTACGATATAAAACTGGTAGAAGTTTGAGTTACGAAGATAAAGATGTATATGCGGTTAAAAATCCAAAAGATATTTTCTTACCTTCCGTAGCTATTAATAGCCCTTTTATATTTACAAAAGAAGATTTGTTTTTTGCTTATCCAAACAACTATAATCACTTTGTGAAGTATTATAAAAACACTTATCAACATGGAGGAATTTCACTCGAAGAAATGATTATTCCTTGTGCTGTTTATAATCCAAAATAG
- a CDS encoding HD domain-containing protein, translating into MKKSKTNKLKIINDPIYGFISIPNSLIFDIIEHPYFQRLRRVTQMGLSNLVYPGANHTRFHHAIGCMHLMQKAVRVLRMKNVEISEEEANALYIAILLHDIGHGAYSHALEHSIVNEITHEEISLKFMKSLNDEFEGKLSLAIQVFEGKHPRKFLYQLISSQLDIDRLDYLKRDSFFTGVAEGNISSDRLIAMMNVVDNELVIEQKGIYSVEKFVIARRLMYWQVYLHKTGLVAENLLVSILKRAKELATKGVELPSSRALKYFLYNPINKENFSNTTLEIFSELDDYDVLSAIKEWKNHEDFILSTLATKIIDRSLLKIEIQEKPFTEEYIEKRRRKLRKLVDLSEQELEYFVFSNEIKHQAYNTKKPIKIYTKKGKLKDIAKASDQLNLKALTKPVVKYYLCYPKKIK; encoded by the coding sequence TTGAAGAAATCAAAAACCAACAAATTAAAGATAATTAACGATCCTATTTACGGATTTATTTCTATACCAAACTCCCTAATTTTTGATATTATTGAGCACCCATATTTTCAAAGGCTACGTAGAGTAACACAAATGGGGTTATCAAACTTAGTATATCCTGGAGCGAATCACACACGTTTTCATCACGCAATAGGCTGCATGCATTTAATGCAAAAAGCTGTACGTGTATTACGAATGAAAAACGTTGAAATTTCAGAAGAAGAAGCAAATGCTTTGTATATAGCTATTTTGTTACATGATATAGGTCATGGAGCATACTCACATGCCTTAGAGCACAGTATTGTGAATGAAATAACTCATGAAGAAATTTCATTAAAATTTATGAAATCCTTGAATGATGAATTTGAAGGAAAATTAAGTTTAGCTATTCAAGTATTTGAAGGGAAACACCCACGTAAGTTTTTATACCAATTAATATCAAGTCAATTAGATATTGACCGATTGGATTATTTAAAAAGAGATAGTTTTTTTACTGGAGTAGCAGAAGGAAACATTTCATCAGATCGTTTAATAGCAATGATGAATGTGGTGGATAACGAATTGGTTATTGAACAAAAAGGAATTTATTCGGTAGAAAAATTTGTTATTGCGCGACGTCTAATGTATTGGCAAGTTTATCTACATAAAACAGGTTTAGTAGCTGAAAACCTTTTGGTAAGCATATTAAAGAGAGCAAAGGAATTAGCAACAAAAGGAGTAGAACTACCTTCTAGTAGAGCACTCAAGTACTTCTTATATAATCCGATAAATAAAGAAAATTTTTCAAATACAACATTAGAAATATTTTCAGAGTTAGACGATTATGATGTTTTATCAGCAATAAAAGAATGGAAGAATCATGAAGACTTTATATTATCTACGTTAGCAACAAAAATTATTGATAGAAGCTTGTTAAAGATTGAAATTCAGGAAAAACCATTTACTGAGGAGTACATTGAAAAGAGGCGTAGAAAGCTTAGAAAACTTGTAGACTTAAGTGAACAAGAGCTTGAATATTTTGTTTTTTCAAATGAAATAAAACACCAAGCATATAATACAAAGAAACCAATTAAAATTTACACAAAAAAAGGGAAGTTAAAAGACATAGCAAAGGCTTCTGATCAGTTAAACCTTAAAGCGTTAACAAAACCTGTGGTAAAATATTACCTGTGCTATCCTAAGAAAATAAAGTAG